The sequence TGCGTGCCTGGATGGAAAACCAGGGCCTCGAGCGCTTTTTTGTGCAGCAACCGGAGAACTTTGCCTGGCTCACCGGGGGCGGCGACAATACCGTGGTCACCTTTCGCCCGGTAGCGGCCTGGCTCGAGGTGACCCCCGAAACGGTGCGTCTGCATGCCTCGCAAATCGAGGCGGGGCGGCTCCTCGACGAGGAAACGCCGGGCCTCGAGGTACACCGCTACCCCTGGTACAGCCCCCCGGCCCCCCAGGGGCCCAGCGACCTCGAGCACGACCTCACCCCTTTACGGCTGGTGCTCTCCCCCGCGGAGCAGGAGCGCTACCGTGCCCTGGGCCGTGAGGCGGCCATGGCCCTGGGCGAAAGCCTTCGCTTTGCCGACCCCGGCTGGAGCGAGTACGACCTGGCCGGAGCCATCAGCGAGGAACTCCTTTCCAAGGGCATACAGCCCCTGGTGCTGCTGGTGGCCGGCGAGGAGCGGCTTTTCCGCTACCGCCACCCCATCCCCACCCGGCGGCCCCTGGGGCGGCTCTTCATGGGGGTTATCTGCGGGCGGCGACACGGCCTCTTTGCCAACGTGAGCCGTCTGCGCAGTTTTGGGCACCCCGAGGCCCGCAGCCTCAACGAGCAAATCTGCCAGGTCGAGGCGGCTGCACTGGAGGCCTCCCGGCCTGGGGCCACCTTAGGCGAGGTGCTGGAGCAGATGCGCTTGGCCTACCGGCGCATTGGCCGCACCGAGGAGTTTGAAAACCACCACCAGGGCGGTCTGACTGGCTACCGTAGCCGCGAGGTGCTGGCCCGTCCCGGCAACCCCACCCGCCTCGAGGTCGGCATGGCCCTGGCCTGGAACCCCAGCCTGCCGGGGGCCAAGGTAGAGGACACCTTCCTGCTCACCGAAACCGGCCTGGAAAACCTCACCCACGACCCCACCTGGCCCACCCTCGAGGTAGCTGGGCGCACGCGCCCAGGGGTGCTCGAGGGCTAAGTGCCTCCCGCCTATGTTTTGGATAATGGCACGATCGAAAAATCATTCGGGTATTGCACCCGGAGCATGATTTTCTAGCGCAGCCTGGATTCATCTCTAAACCTTATACGGGCGCAACTTAAAGCGCACCACGGAGCAAAGAATGAGCACGTTCAAGGAAATCTTCGGCACTGAACCCACCGTGCGCGTCTCGGCGCCGGGCCGCGTCAACCTGCTGGGCGAACACACCGACTACAACGGGGGCTTTGTCTTCCCCACGCCCCTCTCCTACCAGACCTACATTGAAGCCGCCCCTGCCGAGGGCCTCGAGGTCTATGCGGAGACCTTTCGGGAACGCAAAAGCCGAGGGCTGGGCGAACCCAAGCAAGGCGACTGGCTGGACTATCTGGCGGGCTGTGTGTGGGTGCTGCGCCAGCACGGGCACGCCGTACCGGGCTTGCGGGCCTATGTGCATAGCGAGGTGCCCATGACCGGCGGGCTTTCCAGCTCGGCGGCGCTGGAGGTGGCCACCCTGCGGGCTTTGCGCGAACTGTATCAGCTACCTTTGGACGATGTGCAGATTGCCCTGCTGGCCCAGCAAGCCGAGGTGGAGTACGTGGGGGTGCGCTGCGGCATTATGGATCAGATGGCCTCGTCGGTGGGGCGGCCCGGCTACGCGCTGTTGCTGGACACCCGCGACCTCACCACAAGGCTGGTGCCCCTGCCCCAGGGCTACCGGGTGGCGGTGGTGGACTCGAGCGTACCCCGCCGCCTGGCCGAGTCGGGCTACAACACCCGCCGCAGCGAGTGCGAACAGGCCTGTGCCCTGCTGGGGGTGCAGTCGCTGCGCGAACTTTCCCCCGCCGACCTCCCCCGCATCCACACCCTGCCCGAGCCCCTCAACCGCCGCGCCCGCCACGTGGTAACCGAAAACCAGCGGGTGCTGGATGGCGTACAGGCGCTGGAACAGGGCAACGTCCGGCGCTTTGGCGAGCTGATGGTGGCCTCGCATGCCTCGCTGCGCGACGATTACCAGGTTTCCATTCCCGAGCTGGACCAGCTTGTAGAAGCCGAACTGCGCCACGGCGCGGTGGGCGCCCGCCTGACCGGGGCCGGTTTTGGCGGTTCGACGGTGGCGCTGGTGGAAGAGGCCCGCTACGAAGAATTCAAAAAAGGGGTCATGCAGGATTATCCCAGGGCCAGATTTCTATGAGACCAGCCGCAATGAGGCTTTTATCGTTTTCCCCTTTCCCTCTCCCCTGGCGGGAAAGGGTGGCGACAGCGCTGGCTAGTTTGGTGCCCCTTTTGCCAAATAAAGCAATTCTGGTGGTAACCGCTGTCGCCGGGTGAGGGGTTGAAGCGACGATGCTCAGGCAAATGATAAGAGCCTGCAGTCGCAATTAGAAGGGTGCATCAAAGTCACAAATAGTGCTGTAATTGCATATCGCGCCTTCACAGACGTGGCTGCCCACGAAAACGAGAATGCGCCTGGGCCTAGACGCAGGTTACGAACCCAAGCGTGGGCCCACCGGTACTTGGGTCTCAAGTTACGCAACCCAGCCAAAAAGACGATAGAATGGGGGCCTTCTGGCAGAACAGGAGACCCCCAGATGAGCATAACCCCGTTGGCGACGTACTTGGAAGCAATGCTGGTCTCGGTCGATAACCAAAGTTGCAGCGGTTTGGCAGACGGCTTTCATGCCGAATCAATCTCCCACGATTGGTTCCAACGAACCCTCAAAAGCAGTGATGTGGGTTCGTTGTACAAGGACTTGGTGCACAAGTTGAAGCTGGAGGGCGGTTATCTGCTCCTGGATGACACCATCCTGGAGAAACACACCCTCGGGCTAGAAGGCGTCGGCAAGCTGCTGGACACCAAAACGGGTGGATTCATCTTGGGGTTGAGTGTAGTTCTGTTGTGCTGGAGTGATGGAAAGAAGACCATCCCCCTGGCTTTTCTGCCCTACACCAAAGGCAAGAGCAAGCACGATCTGGCTGTTGAGTTACTCGGGCAAGCCAAGGCATGGGGTCTAACGCCGAAGTCCGTCTTGTTCGATGCCTGGTATGCCAGCCAGAAAGTCCTCAAGACGGTGCTTCGTTTGGGATGGCACGTTGTCACCCGACTCAGGAAGAATCGCTACCTGGATGGCAAGCCGCTCAAGACCCGCTATACTCACCCCAACTGGCACTCCATCGGTAAGCTCAAAGGCGGAATCGAGGTCAAGGTCTTTCGTAGGGGGCGCAAGTTCTACGCGACCAGCGATACCTCACTGGAGTGGAAGATGGTCAAAAAGCTCTACAAAATCCGGGCTGAGATCGAGGAGGTGTTCCGAGTCCTCAAGCAGGCGTGTGGCTGGCAGGGGGTGCAACAACGCAACATCCAAACCTACACCCACCACCTGACCTTTGGCCTGTTGGCCTACCACTACCTGCAAAGGCTCAAACTTCAGACCCATTCTGGAGTATTTGTACTCCGTCGCAGGCTCATTTCTCGCAAGTTGACCCTTAATCGAGATGACCTCTATTCCTTCCTGGACACGGCTGCTTGAGTCTTGCGTAACTTGAGTTGGGTTTCGAGTTTCCAGGCTGAATGGGAGGCTGCTCTCAGTAGCGCAAAATTTGTGGAAACGCAAATACCACCCTGAGCACCCGCATCAGGAGCAGGAGAAAGGAG comes from Meiothermus sp. CFH 77666 and encodes:
- a CDS encoding transposase, which codes for MSITPLATYLEAMLVSVDNQSCSGLADGFHAESISHDWFQRTLKSSDVGSLYKDLVHKLKLEGGYLLLDDTILEKHTLGLEGVGKLLDTKTGGFILGLSVVLLCWSDGKKTIPLAFLPYTKGKSKHDLAVELLGQAKAWGLTPKSVLFDAWYASQKVLKTVLRLGWHVVTRLRKNRYLDGKPLKTRYTHPNWHSIGKLKGGIEVKVFRRGRKFYATSDTSLEWKMVKKLYKIRAEIEEVFRVLKQACGWQGVQQRNIQTYTHHLTFGLLAYHYLQRLKLQTHSGVFVLRRRLISRKLTLNRDDLYSFLDTAA
- a CDS encoding M24 family metallopeptidase translates to MNPFALARLRAWMENQGLERFFVQQPENFAWLTGGGDNTVVTFRPVAAWLEVTPETVRLHASQIEAGRLLDEETPGLEVHRYPWYSPPAPQGPSDLEHDLTPLRLVLSPAEQERYRALGREAAMALGESLRFADPGWSEYDLAGAISEELLSKGIQPLVLLVAGEERLFRYRHPIPTRRPLGRLFMGVICGRRHGLFANVSRLRSFGHPEARSLNEQICQVEAAALEASRPGATLGEVLEQMRLAYRRIGRTEEFENHHQGGLTGYRSREVLARPGNPTRLEVGMALAWNPSLPGAKVEDTFLLTETGLENLTHDPTWPTLEVAGRTRPGVLEG
- the galK gene encoding galactokinase, with amino-acid sequence MSTFKEIFGTEPTVRVSAPGRVNLLGEHTDYNGGFVFPTPLSYQTYIEAAPAEGLEVYAETFRERKSRGLGEPKQGDWLDYLAGCVWVLRQHGHAVPGLRAYVHSEVPMTGGLSSSAALEVATLRALRELYQLPLDDVQIALLAQQAEVEYVGVRCGIMDQMASSVGRPGYALLLDTRDLTTRLVPLPQGYRVAVVDSSVPRRLAESGYNTRRSECEQACALLGVQSLRELSPADLPRIHTLPEPLNRRARHVVTENQRVLDGVQALEQGNVRRFGELMVASHASLRDDYQVSIPELDQLVEAELRHGAVGARLTGAGFGGSTVALVEEARYEEFKKGVMQDYPRARFL